AGTCTTCGACGGTAACTTCCCCGGCAACCTGAACGTTGTTGGAGATAACAACATTGTCACCGATGATGGTATCATGTCCAAGGTGGGTATAGGCCATCAACAGTGTGTTGTTGCCAACCTTAGTGATACCTTTGGATGCTGTACCACGGTTGATAGTCACATACTCACGTATGGTGGTGTTATTGCCAATCTCAACCGTACTGTACTCGCCTTTAAATTTCAGGTCCTGCGGCACGGCGGCTATCACAGCACCAGGGAATATCTTGCAATTCTTTCCGATTCGGGCGCCTGGATATATTACAACATTTGCTCCTATCCATGTTCCCTCACCAATGATCACATCGCTGTCAATCTTGGCAAATGCTTCAATGGTTACACCCTTTCCAATAATCGCCTCGGGATGAATTTCCGCACGAGGTGAAATCAATTGCTCCATTAAATATCAGTTTATACAATAAAAAAACAGGCTTATGGATCATCATCCTAAACCTACCTAAGCATAACACTTGTCAGTAGGTAAGACAAACCAATACCAATTAACACGTATTCAAATAATAATTTTTTTTACTTTTTGTCGTATGCCACGAGGCATACGACCTCTATATTGCCCGGTGCTATTGACTTTACGTAATTTTCACCGACAGTATATTAAGGCTGGGAAGGCAGGTTTTGGCTTAAGGGGATTTTGGGGCTTATTCCCACCTAGGGGCTGCGTAAATCTTGATTTCCTTATCGGTGATGGTGTTGTTACAGAGTATGATAAGCCTTTCAATTACGTTGCGAAACTCCCGGATGTTCCCAGTCCATGGCAATTCCTGAAGTGCAGCAATCGCTGAGGCATCAAAATCATGCTTTGGTAGACCCAGTTCTTCACTTATCAACTTTGAGAAATGCTCTGTCAGCAATGGAATATCCTCCTTGCGGTCTGCAAGTGAGGGAACATGGATAAGGATAACACTCAATCGGTGATATAAGTCCTCACGGAAATTACCAGCCTGAATTTCTTTCTGCAAATTCTTGTTGGTTGCTGCTAATACCCTTACATCAATCTTGATATCCTTGTCACTGCCCACACGCGAAATCACATTCTCCTGCAATGCACGCAGTACCTTGGCCTGGGCGGCAAGACTCATATCGCCTATTTCGTCGAGGAAAATAGTGCCTCCGTCAGCCTGCTCAAACTTACCTTTACGCTGCTTGATAGCTGAGGTGAAGGCTCCCTTTTCATGTCCGAATAGTTCACTCTCTATCAGTTCAGATGGGATAGCAGCACAGTTGACTTCTACAAAGGGCTGTTCGGACCTGTTGCTTTTCTCATGCAGCCAACGCGCTACAAGTTCCTTACCTGTACCATTACCCCCTGTAATAAGCACTCTTGCGTCAGTAGGTGCTACCTTCTCAATGAGTTCCTTAACAGACTGAATTGCAGGAGACTCGCCGACAATATCAGTTGTGCGGCTGACCTTGCGCCTAAGTACCTTGGTCTCGGTTACCAGGTTCTTGCGTTCAACTGCATTGCGCATGGTAACCAGAAGACGATTCAGGTCAAGGGGCTTTTCAATAAAGTCGTAGGCTCCCTTCTTAATGGCATCAACGGCAGTATCAATATTACCATGG
The genomic region above belongs to Xiashengella succiniciproducens and contains:
- the lpxA gene encoding acyl-ACP--UDP-N-acetylglucosamine O-acyltransferase, encoding MEQLISPRAEIHPEAIIGKGVTIEAFAKIDSDVIIGEGTWIGANVVIYPGARIGKNCKIFPGAVIAAVPQDLKFKGEYSTVEIGNNTTIREYVTINRGTASKGITKVGNNTLLMAYTHLGHDTIIGDNVVISNNVQVAGEVTVEDWAVIGGASALHQFTRIGAHAMVSGMAGVLTDVAPYTKVFGVPASYIGINYVGLKRRNFTKEQIEAIHNAYRVFYQNGMNASQAVDYMKTYLPLSEEVDYIANFIKSSKRGVIKNSFKKAAVSEESM
- a CDS encoding sigma-54-dependent transcriptional regulator: MSKILVIDDQKSIRNTLKDILEYEKHEVVLAENGPQGLELFDNDKFDIVLCDIKMPEMDGLEVLQKIMEKSSDTPVIMISGHGNIDTAVDAIKKGAYDFIEKPLDLNRLLVTMRNAVERKNLVTETKVLRRKVSRTTDIVGESPAIQSVKELIEKVAPTDARVLITGGNGTGKELVARWLHEKSNRSEQPFVEVNCAAIPSELIESELFGHEKGAFTSAIKQRKGKFEQADGGTIFLDEIGDMSLAAQAKVLRALQENVISRVGSDKDIKIDVRVLAATNKNLQKEIQAGNFREDLYHRLSVILIHVPSLADRKEDIPLLTEHFSKLISEELGLPKHDFDASAIAALQELPWTGNIREFRNVIERLIILCNNTITDKEIKIYAAPRWE